GCACGCGCTGGATGCCCGGACCGGCGAACTCGCCTGGGCCTACCGCGCGGGCGGCCCGGTCGCCGCCTCGCCGGTCGTGTGGGCGGGCGCGGCCCTGCTGTGTGACGAGAACGGCTGGCTGCATGCCCTGGACGCCCGCAGCGGCAGCCCGCTGTGGAAGGTGGAGGTCGGCACCGTCCACGCCACACCCGCCCTGCTGCCCACCGCCCCCGGCGAGGCCACCCTGATCGTGCCCACCTGGCCGGGCGAGGTCCACGCGCTGAGCCTGACGGCCGCGTCGGGCCGCGCGCAGCTCGCCTCGCCCGAACCGGCCCTCTGGACCTACGACCTGGAGGACGAGATCTGGGCCGCGCCCGCCGTCACGCCGGAGCTGGTGATCGTGGCAGGGTGGGGCGGCACGGTGCGCGCCCTGGGCCTGGCGGACGGCGAGGACGTCTGGACCCACACGCTCGAAGGTCGCGTGACCGCCAGCCCGGTCGTGAGCGCGGGCCTGGTGTTCCTCGCCTCCGAGGCGGGTGAGCTGGTCGCCCTGGACCTCCGCAGCGGCGCCGTCCGCTGGCAGCACCGCGAGCGCGACGGCGTGCAGGCGACGCCGCTGGTCGCCGCCGGGACGCTCTACGTCGCCTTCATGAATGGGACATTGCGGGCCTACCGCAACCTGCCTGCGCCGCCGCCCTGACCTTCTCATCCCCTCCTGACGTTTGGCTGGCCTTTCCGGGCATACACTCTGGGCAGGACGCCGCCACCCAGCTCCGTCCACGTTACGGAGGTCAGAACTATGCCCAATATCGGACCCGGTGAACTTCTCGTCATCCTCCTCATCGCGCTGCTGGTGTTCGGCCCCAAGAAGCTGCCCGAACTGGGCAAGAGCCTGGGCGCGGGCATCCGCGAATTCCGCAAGGGCACAGCGGGCCTCAAGGAAGAGCTGGAAGGTAGCTTCCGCGAGACGCCCGCCCCGCCCGTGCAGACGGTGGTGGCGCAGGCCGTCGTGCCCCCCGTCGCCCCCCCGCAGACCGCGACCCCGGTCGCTCCCCAGGCCGTGACCCCCCAGGCGGTGATGCCCGCCCCGGCGAGTGACGACGCGCCGCGTTCCTGACCCCGCTTCCAGGCGCCGCCTCCACTTCCGGGGGCGGCGTTCCCCTGCCGGGCGCGGAGTTGTGGCGCGGACGGGGCGGCGGGGCTGCTAGATTGACGCCGTGACCCGGGAGCGTGTGGCGCTGATCACCGACAGCACGGCCGACCTCGGTGCCGAGGAAAGCGCGGCGCTGGGCGTGACCGTCGTGCCGCTGACGCTGGAGGACGGCGGCGTGGTGTACAGCGACCCCGGCACGCTGATCCGCCCCGGCCTGGAGGTGATGGCGGGCGAAACCCTGCGCGCCCGGATGGTGGTCGGCGCGGCCCCGCGCACGAGCATGGGCACCCCCGAGGACTTCGCCCGCCACTACGAGGCCGCCCTGAATGCGGCCGACTGCGCGCTGTGTCTGCCCATTGCCTCGACCCTCAGCGGGACCTTCACTTCGGCGGTGCAGGCGGCGCGGGACTTCGCGGGGCGGGTGCGGGTGGTGGACACCCGGGCGGTCAGCGTGGGGCTGGGGGCCGCCGTGCGCCAGGCGCGGGTCTGGCTGGACGCGGGCCGGGAGGTGGGCCACGTGGCCGACGCGCTGACCGGATACGGCGACCAGGTATTCCTGCGCTTCGTGCCC
The window above is part of the Deinococcus metallilatus genome. Proteins encoded here:
- the tatA gene encoding twin-arginine translocase TatA/TatE family subunit gives rise to the protein MPNIGPGELLVILLIALLVFGPKKLPELGKSLGAGIREFRKGTAGLKEELEGSFRETPAPPVQTVVAQAVVPPVAPPQTATPVAPQAVTPQAVMPAPASDDAPRS
- a CDS encoding DegV family protein, whose product is MTRERVALITDSTADLGAEESAALGVTVVPLTLEDGGVVYSDPGTLIRPGLEVMAGETLRARMVVGAAPRTSMGTPEDFARHYEAALNAADCALCLPIASTLSGTFTSAVQAARDFAGRVRVVDTRAVSVGLGAAVRQARVWLDAGREVGHVADALTGYGDQVFLRFVPQDLRWLIAGGRLSRVAGAAARFLNVRPIIRAEGGKVEAVARVRGFQPALRELVRSFPQDREAYVLHAGNPRDARWLAGELALRNVRVLGTREVGAVLLVHAGPGTVGVAGVPPVVP